One Candida dubliniensis CD36 chromosome 1, complete sequence genomic region harbors:
- a CDS encoding arginine-trna ligase, putative — protein MKILQKLFSSTIFYSQRGYKSMSVETISDSLKQLGLSQPAAIEGTHPQYNVVDVFRNYIAEELNRISSVDKSIIIQALDTPKVLDQGDIIVPIPKLRLKGINPNEKSKEWAESFNKGKFISEIKPQGVFLQFYFAKTLLYNLVIEDVLKRKSDYGYLPLGVGKKAIVEFSSPNIAKPFHAGHLRSTIIGGFISNLYEKVGWDVTRINYLGDWGKQFGLLAVGFERYGDESKLASDPINHLFEVYVKINQDVAKETSEATGETPGESIDASEQDEKKIQSSTNEEARKFFRRMEDGDESALKIWARFRDLSIEKYVDTYGRLNIKYDVYSGESQVPQDKMKEATKLFEDKGLIDIDRGAKLIDLTKFNKKLGKALVEKSDGTSLYLTRDVGEAIKRYETYKFDKMIYVIAAQQDLHCAQFFEILKQMGFEWAHNLEHINFGMVQGMSTRKGTVVFLDNILQETKEKMHEVMQKNEEKYAQIEDPDKIADLIGISAVMIQDMQSKRIHNYEFKWDRMTSFEGDTGPYLQYAHSRLCSMQRKSGISIEELEHANFELLVEPCASALARTLAQYPDVIKKAVKGLEPSTIVTYLFSVTHIVSQCYDILWVSGQEKEVAIARLALYEAARQVINNGMTLLGLTPVNRM, from the coding sequence atgaaaatattgcaGAAGTTATTCTCCTCTACAATATTTTATAGTCAAAGAGGATACAAGTCAATGTCAGTCGAAACAATTAGTGATAGTTTGAAACAGTTGGGATTAAGTCAACCAGCAGCCATTGAAGGTACCCACCCACAATATAACGTGGTTGATGTCTTTAGAAACTATATTGCTGAAGAATTAAACCGTATTTCTTCAGTTGACAAATCCATTATCATTCAAGCTTTAGATACTCCAAAAGTATTAGATCAAGGTGACATTATTGTTCCTATTCCAAAATTGAGATTAAAAGGAATTAATCCTAATGAAAAGTCTAAGGAATGGGCTGAAAGTTTCAATAAAGGAAAATTTATTTCTGAAATCAAACCACAAGGtgtttttttgcaattctATTTTGCCAAAACATTATTGTATAATTTAGTTATTGAGGATGTTTTAAAGAGAAAATCAGATTATGGTTATTTACCTTTGGGTGTTGGCAAAAAAGCCATTGTTGAATTCTCATCACCAAACATTGCCAAACCTTTCCATGCTGGGCATTTAAGATCTACTATTATTGGTGGGTTCATTTCTAACTTGTATGAGAAAGTTGGCTGGGATGTTACtagaatcaattatttggGAGACTGGGGTAAACAATTTGGTTTGTTAGCAGTTGGTTTTGAAAGATACGGTGACGAATCCAAGTTGGCATCTGATCCAATCAATCATTTGTTTGAAGTTTACGTCAAGATTAACCAAGATGTAGCTAAAGAAACAAGTGAAGCCACTGGTGAAACCCCAGGAGAAAGTATTGATGCCTCTGAACAagatgaaaagaaaattcaatCCTCGACCAATGAGGAAGctagaaaatttttcagaAGAATGGAAGATGGTGATGAATCAGCATTGAAAATTTGGGCAAGATTCAGAGATTTGtctattgaaaaatatgttGACACCTATGGTCGTcttaatatcaaatatgATGTTTATTCTGGTGAATCTCAAGTTCCACAAGACAAGATGAAAGAAGCAacaaaattgtttgaaGATAAAGgtttgattgatattgatcGTGGTGCCAAATTGATTGACTTAACTaaatttaacaaaaaattgggTAAGGCCTTAGTTGAAAAGTCCGATGGTACTTCACTTTATTTAACTCGTGATGTCGGTGAAGCTATTAAACGTTATGAAACCTATAAGTTTGATAAGATGATTTATGTTATTGCCGCCCAACAAGATTTGCATTGTGCTCAATtctttgaaattttgaaacaaatgGGATTCGAATGGGCCCACAATTTGGAACATATTAACTTTGGTATGGTCCAAGGTATGAGTACCAGAAAAGGTACTGTTGTGTTTTTAGATAACATTTTACAAGAAACCAAAGAGAAAATGCATGAAGTTATGCAGAAAAACGAAGAGAAATATGCTCAAATCGAAGACCCAGATAAGATTGCCGATTTGATTGGTATTTCTGCTGTTATGATCCAAGATATGCAATCCAAGCGTATCCACAATTATGAATTCAAATGGGACAGAATGACCTCATTCGAAGGTGACACTGGTCCATACTTGCAATATGCTCACTCTCGTTTGTGTTCCATGCAAAGAAAATCTGGTATTTCAATAGAGGAATTAGAGCATGCCAACTTTGAATTGTTGGTTGAACCATGTGCCAGTGCATTAGCAAGAACTTTGGCTCAATATCCAGATGTTATCAAAAAGGCAGTTAAAGGTTTGGAACCATCCACAATCGTTACTTATTTGTTCAGTGTGACCCATATTGTCTCCCAATGTTACGATATCTTATGGGTTTCTGGTCAAGAAAAGGAAGTTGCCATTGCAAGATTGGCATTATACGAAGCTGCTAGACAAGTTATAAATAACGGTATGACCTTATTAGGTTTGACTCCAGTTAATCGTATGTAG